In a single window of the Biomphalaria glabrata chromosome 5, xgBioGlab47.1, whole genome shotgun sequence genome:
- the LOC106059250 gene encoding tyrosine-protein kinase SRK2-like, whose product MGNCMSGSKNGSFTNADTENTSSHNNSIPESVPDKNGKTKSKNKYTHDPTSNVAQIATNNPSPELPHIGITKTTLKALYDYQARTETEVSIRKGLQMELLDDSHPDWWLVRLANGKEGYVPHNFVALMDTMESQDWFFGKITRKDAERLLKLPQSRLGAFLIRESETEPGMCVLCVHDEDAKRGDCVKHYKIRKMDNGGCYITSKSVFATHVELIKHYQTKDDGLCRRLTSPCPKPKPVMQDLSVETKDLWEIPRDTLTLETLLGSGQFGEVYKGKWKGTTDVAIKTLKQGSMSVAHFLQEAQIMKMLRHDRLVRLYAVCTKEEPIYIVTELMSNGSLLDYLRNDKHRMLTLPLLIDMASQIANGMAYLEAKNFIHRDLAARNILVGENNIVKVADFGLARILDSEEYNPQGSRFPIKWTAPEAALRQKFSVKSDVWSYGILLYELMTKGRIPYPGMDNRTVLEQVERGYRMDKPTDTPDGVYLKMRECWHELPEQRPTFVHLFEYFDDYFISVEPNYRETD is encoded by the exons ATGGGGAACTGTATGAGTGGCTCTAAGAATGGAAGCTTTACCAATGCagatactgaaaatacaagCAGCCACAATAACAGTATCCCTGAGAGTGTTCCAGACAAAAATGGGAAAACGAAAAGTAAAAATAAGTACACACATGATCCTACAAGCAATGTAGCACAGATTGCTACAAACAATCCATCTCCTGAATTACCACATATAG GAATAACCAAGACTACTCTGAAAGCATTGTATGATTACCAAGCCAGGACAGAAACAGAGGTTTCTATAAGAAAGGGTTTACAGATGGAACTTTTAGATGATTC TCATCCTGATTGGTGGTTGGTACGTCTTGCAAATGGCAAGGAAGGCTATGTGCCACATAATTTTGTGGCACTTATGGACACAATGGAATCTCAAGA TTGGTTTTTTGGAAAGATTACAAGAAAAGATGCAGAGAGGTTACTTAAATTACCACAGTCTCGATTAGGAGCTTTCTTAATTAGAGAAAGTGAAACAGAACCAG GCATGTGTGTACTGTGTGTGCATGATGAGGACGCTAAGCGAGGGGACTGTGTGAAGCACTACAAGATAAGGAAAATGGACAATGGGGGTTGTTACATCACTTCCAAGTCTGTCTTTGCAACACATGTGGAACTTATCAAGCATTACCAAA CAAAAGATGATGGCCTCTGTCGAAGGTTGACTTCTCCATGTCCTAAACCTAAGCCTGTCATGCAAGATCTCTCAGTGGAGACTAAAGACTTATGGGAAATCCCAAGAGATACTTTAACCCTTGAAACCCTGCTGGGCTCCGGGCAGTTTGGTGAAGTCTATAAAG GTAAATGGAAAGGGACAACTGATGTTGCAATAAAAACTTTGAAGCAGGGATCTATGAGTGTCGCACATTTTCTTCAG GAGGCTCAAATCATGAAGATGCTTCGTCATGACAGACTGGTGAGGCTGTATGCAGTGTGCACTAAAGAAGAGCCCATCTATATTGTAACTGAACTCATGTCGAATGGCAGCCTTCTGGACTATTTGCGGAATGATAAACATAGGATGTTAACACTTCCCTTACTAATAGACATGGCTTCTCAG ATAGCCAATGGAATGGCTTATCTGGAAGCTAAAAACTTTATTCATCGAGATTTGGCAGCACGAAACATTTTAGTTGGTGAGAACAACATTGTAAAAGTAGCCGACTTTGGATTGGCTAGAATTTTGGACAGTGAAGAATATAATCCACAAG GCTCACGCTTCCCAATCAAATGGACAGCACCAGAGGCTGCTCTGAGACAAAAATTCTCAGTCAAATCTGATGTCTGGTCCTATGGAATATTACTTTATGAACTGATGACAAAAGGCAGAATTCCATATCCAG GTATGGACAACAGAACAGTATTAGAGCAGGTAGAGAGGGGATACAGGATGGATAAACCTACAGACACACCTGATGGAGTTTACCTGAAGATGAGAGAGTGTTGGCATGAGTTACCTGAACAGCGACCTACATTTGTACACCTATTTGAGTACTTTGACGACTATTTTATATCTGTAGAACCTAACTATCGAGAAACAGACTAA
- the LOC106060083 gene encoding ankyrin repeat domain-containing protein 29-like gives MSLKKETPSDQQMHIAALQGNLELLLRVLDSGRVHVDCKDKEGTTPLILAAANNHLNCVQALLEQGADPNARRLTGTCALFFASQGGFLDVVKILLKHDANVDLASFDGGTPLFVACQCNHQDVVEELLARGADIHAQMIDGATPLFITAQNGHTELLKFLLSKGADPNFARKDLASPLWIAAQMGHTQVVAELLKAGADVDAVREDGATPLFKACHKGHLDTITEILKHKPNLGILKNGETVLHAAALFGHSKAVRLLLQSGIPADIKNKEGQTPAELAIEAGYDYIATYINSFQLETDAKSN, from the exons ATGTCCTTGAAG aaagaaacacCCTCTGATCAGCAAATGCACATTGCTGCTTTGCAAGGCAATTTAGAACTATTGTTAAGGGTACTTGATTCTGGGAGAGTCCATGTGGATTGCAAAGACAAG GAAGGAACTACTCCACTGATTCTAGCTGCTGCTAACAATCATCTGAACTGCGTACAGGCACTGTTAGAACAAGGGGCTGACCCTAATGCAAGAAGACTG actggaACATGTGCATTGTTTTTTGCCAGTCAAGGTGGATTTTTAGATGTAGTGAAGATTTTATTGAAACACGATGCAAACGTTGATCTGGCAAGTTTT GATGGAGGTACACCTTTATTTGTGGCATGCCAGTGTAACCACCAGGATGTTGTCGAAGAGCTGTTGGCTAGAGGGGCTGACATCCATGCCCAGATGATTGATGGGGCCACTCCACTTTTCATAACAGCCCAGAATGGCCACACAGAACTACTCAAGTTTCTTTTGTCTAAAGGTGCAGATCCAAACTTTGCCAGAAAG GATCTGGCAAGTCCACTTTGGATAGCTGCTCAAATGGGTCATACACAGGTTGTAGCAGAATTACTTAAAGCTGGTGCTGATGTGGATGCAGTTAGAGAG GATGGTGCCACACCATTGTTTAAGGCTTGTCATAAGGGGCATTTAGATACTATTACTGAAATCTTAAAGCATAAACCAAATCTAGGTATTCTGAAA AATGGTGAAACAGTACTACATGCTGCTGCTTTATTTGGTCATTCAAAAGCTGTTAGATTATTGTTACAGTCAGGAATTCCAGCAGATATAAAAAATAAg gaaGGACAAACTCCTGCTGAGCTTGCCATTGAAGCAGGCTACGATTATATTGCTACATATATCAATAGCTTTCAATTAGAGACTGATGCCAAATCGAATTGA